The Sphingosinithalassobacter sp. CS137 genome includes a region encoding these proteins:
- the truA gene encoding tRNA pseudouridine(38-40) synthase TruA encodes MTRFALTIEFDGRPFMGWQRQDHGPSVQAAIEDAAFAVTGEDAVVHGAGRTDAGVHALAMRAHLDIAKPIAAFRLMEALNARLRPDPVAVLACEAVADDWHARFSCVGRAYEYRIVNRRAPLTWEKGLAWQVARPLEVAAMQEAAAVLVGRHDFTTFRSAHCQAQSPEKTLDRLEVTRAGDRVFVAAAARSFLHHQVRSMVGCLALVGQGQWTPEDMRAALQAKDRAALGLNAPPDGLFFVRAVYPGDGISD; translated from the coding sequence GTGACTCGCTTCGCGCTGACGATCGAATTCGACGGGCGGCCGTTCATGGGCTGGCAGCGGCAGGATCATGGGCCGAGCGTGCAGGCGGCGATCGAGGACGCCGCCTTTGCGGTCACGGGCGAGGATGCCGTGGTGCATGGCGCGGGACGCACCGATGCGGGAGTCCATGCACTGGCGATGCGCGCGCATCTCGACATCGCCAAGCCGATCGCGGCGTTCCGGCTGATGGAAGCGCTCAACGCGCGGCTGCGGCCCGACCCGGTGGCGGTGCTGGCGTGCGAGGCGGTGGCGGACGACTGGCACGCGCGCTTTTCGTGTGTGGGCCGCGCGTATGAGTATCGGATCGTCAACCGGCGCGCGCCGCTGACCTGGGAGAAAGGGCTGGCGTGGCAGGTGGCGCGGCCGCTCGAAGTGGCGGCGATGCAGGAAGCCGCAGCGGTGCTGGTGGGACGCCATGACTTCACCACCTTCCGATCGGCGCATTGCCAGGCGCAGAGCCCCGAAAAGACGCTAGATCGGCTGGAAGTGACACGCGCGGGCGACCGCGTGTTCGTGGCGGCGGCCGCGCGCTCGTTCCTGCATCATCAGGTGCGCTCGATGGTCGGGTGCCTGGCGCTGGTGGGGCAAGGGCAATGGACGCCCGAGGACATGCGCGCGGCGCTGCAGGCGAAGGACCGCGCCGCGCTGGGGCTGAACGCGCCGCCCGACGGGCTGTTCTTCGTGCGGGCGGTGTATCCCGGAGACGGGATCAGCGACTGA
- the def gene encoding peptide deformylase — translation MAILPILEVPDPRLKTVSTPVETVDDDVRKLIDDMFDTMYAAPGIGLAAIQVGVPKRIVVMDLQEEEDEEGKPIRDPRVFINPEILDPAEEMSTYTEGCLSVPDQFADVDRPARCRVKWLDAQGEAHDEIFEGLFATCIQHEMDHLEGIVFIDHLSRLKRQMILKKLEKARKAAA, via the coding sequence ATGGCGATCCTACCCATCCTCGAAGTGCCCGATCCCCGTCTGAAGACCGTCTCGACTCCCGTCGAAACGGTGGACGACGATGTCCGCAAGCTGATCGACGACATGTTCGATACGATGTACGCCGCGCCCGGCATCGGCCTCGCCGCGATTCAGGTCGGCGTGCCCAAGCGGATCGTCGTGATGGATCTGCAGGAGGAAGAGGACGAGGAAGGCAAGCCGATCCGCGACCCGCGCGTCTTCATCAATCCCGAGATTCTCGATCCCGCCGAAGAGATGTCGACTTATACCGAGGGGTGCCTCTCGGTCCCCGATCAGTTCGCCGACGTCGATCGTCCCGCCCGCTGCCGCGTGAAGTGGCTCGACGCGCAGGGCGAGGCGCATGACGAGATCTTCGAAGGCCTGTTCGCCACCTGCATCCAGCACGAGATGGACCATCTCGAAGGCATCGTCTTCATCGACCATCTCTCGCGCCTCAAGCGCCAGATGATCCTGAAAAAGCTCGAAAAGGCCCGCAAGGCCGCGGCTTGA
- a CDS encoding class I SAM-dependent RNA methyltransferase, translating to MPVNDAAPEPGDIVRVAARGDGVTRDGRHVPLAAPGDRLRADGGIVRGPHHRTPPCRHFPDCGGCQLQHLDDASWSGFIVDRIAGALAQHGLSAPIRTPQLSPPHTRRRATLHAERRGRQVHLGFTEQGSHRLIDIAECHVLAPELFALIAPLRGLLAAMLPASGRSDVHLACTDQGVDVRIGRIADDSLAAAEAITAFAYRHDLARLAIDDGYGAQPRWEPDPVTVTLGGVPVPFPGGSFLQATAEGEAALVAAVREAAEEAGKVADLFAGLGTFALAFPEARVYAAEGAREPILALKAAAAGARRQLFADHRDLFRRPVAPKDLDHFDAVVLDPPRAGAKEQIAEIAASAVPIVAYVSCNPSTFARDAETLCKGGYRLDWIQPVGQFRWSTHVELAAKFSR from the coding sequence ATGCCTGTGAACGACGCCGCGCCCGAGCCTGGAGACATCGTCCGCGTCGCGGCGCGCGGCGACGGCGTGACGCGCGACGGACGCCATGTGCCGCTCGCTGCGCCGGGCGATCGGCTGCGCGCCGACGGCGGCATCGTGCGCGGCCCGCATCATCGCACGCCCCCCTGCCGCCATTTCCCCGACTGCGGCGGCTGTCAGCTCCAGCATCTCGACGATGCGAGCTGGAGCGGCTTCATCGTCGACAGGATCGCCGGAGCGCTCGCCCAGCACGGCCTCTCGGCTCCGATCCGCACGCCGCAGCTCTCGCCCCCGCACACGCGCCGCCGCGCCACGCTCCATGCCGAGCGGCGCGGCCGTCAGGTCCATCTTGGCTTTACCGAGCAGGGCAGCCACCGTCTGATCGACATCGCCGAATGCCATGTCCTCGCGCCCGAGCTGTTCGCGCTGATCGCGCCGCTGCGGGGGCTGCTCGCGGCGATGCTGCCCGCATCGGGCCGTTCCGACGTTCACCTCGCCTGCACCGATCAGGGCGTCGACGTGCGCATCGGCCGAATCGCTGACGACAGCCTCGCCGCCGCCGAAGCGATCACTGCCTTCGCCTATCGCCACGACCTCGCCCGGCTCGCGATCGACGACGGCTATGGCGCGCAGCCGCGCTGGGAGCCCGATCCGGTGACGGTGACGCTCGGCGGCGTGCCGGTGCCGTTCCCCGGCGGTTCTTTCCTTCAGGCGACGGCGGAGGGCGAGGCGGCGCTGGTCGCCGCAGTGCGCGAGGCGGCAGAGGAGGCGGGCAAGGTCGCCGATCTCTTCGCCGGTCTCGGCACCTTCGCCTTGGCCTTCCCGGAAGCGCGCGTCTATGCGGCCGAAGGCGCGCGCGAGCCGATCCTCGCGCTCAAGGCGGCCGCCGCGGGCGCGCGCCGCCAGCTCTTCGCGGATCATCGCGACCTGTTCCGCCGCCCGGTCGCGCCGAAGGACCTCGACCATTTCGACGCTGTGGTCCTCGATCCGCCGCGCGCCGGCGCCAAGGAGCAGATAGCCGAAATCGCCGCGTCGGCAGTTCCTATCGTTGCCTATGTTTCGTGCAATCCCAGTACCTTCGCGCGCGATGCCGAGACTCTGTGCAAGGGCGGCTACCGGCTCGACTGGATCCAGCCCGTCGGCCAGTTCCGCTGGTCGACCCATGTCGAGCTCGCGGCGAAGTTCAGTCGCTGA
- a CDS encoding NAD(P)H-hydrate dehydratase has product MRIPSGAPILTAAAMVAAEQAVFASGVSQEALMERAGAVVAREAARFAVGRHVLVLAGPGNNGGDAYVVARHLAEAGCDVEVAALGAPKAGAAAAMRARWAGPTVALIDARPRRLLIDGLFGTGMTRPLDEDVAEALARLVAAADFALAIDLPSGLDTDSGASLGAPRGIGATVALGALKPAHLLGDGLERCGHLFLADIGVPVTGDWRTAARPRIAPPAVHAHKYTRGLVVVLEGAMPGAARLAARAALAGGAGYCILAGKQVEQGGPDALVRRTVSNVEELRALFDDDRIAALVAGPGLGRDSWARTLLAEALRSPHPLVLDGDALTLVGSDGLDAVRERAAPLWLTPHGGEFDRLFGSGERSKIERTLAAAHASGATILHKGGDTVVATPQGQVRVLAGASSWLSTAGTGDVLAGLLAARLPHGHDAAAEAAVWLHARAAQRAGPAFHADTLIHHIPEAIAECL; this is encoded by the coding sequence ATGCGGATTCCGTCCGGCGCTCCGATCCTGACTGCCGCGGCGATGGTCGCCGCCGAACAGGCGGTGTTCGCGTCGGGCGTGTCGCAGGAAGCGCTGATGGAGCGTGCCGGTGCCGTCGTCGCGCGCGAGGCGGCGCGCTTCGCCGTCGGTCGCCATGTGCTCGTCCTCGCCGGGCCCGGCAACAACGGCGGGGACGCCTATGTCGTCGCGCGGCATCTCGCCGAGGCCGGCTGCGACGTCGAGGTTGCCGCGCTCGGAGCCCCGAAGGCGGGAGCCGCAGCCGCGATGCGCGCACGCTGGGCCGGGCCGACGGTGGCTTTGATCGACGCCCGGCCGCGGCGGTTGCTGATCGACGGGCTGTTCGGCACCGGCATGACACGTCCGCTCGACGAGGACGTCGCCGAAGCGCTCGCACGTCTCGTCGCCGCTGCCGATTTCGCGCTCGCGATCGACTTGCCGAGCGGTCTCGATACCGACAGCGGCGCGAGCCTCGGCGCCCCCCGCGGAATCGGCGCCACCGTGGCGCTCGGCGCGCTCAAGCCAGCGCATCTGCTCGGCGACGGGCTCGAACGCTGCGGCCATCTCTTTCTTGCCGATATCGGCGTTCCCGTGACCGGCGACTGGCGCACGGCCGCGCGGCCGCGCATCGCGCCGCCGGCGGTGCACGCGCACAAATATACGCGCGGGCTGGTCGTCGTGCTCGAAGGCGCGATGCCCGGCGCCGCCCGGCTCGCGGCGCGGGCGGCGCTCGCGGGTGGGGCGGGCTATTGCATCCTGGCGGGAAAGCAGGTGGAGCAGGGCGGCCCCGACGCGCTCGTCCGCCGCACCGTCTCGAACGTCGAGGAGCTACGCGCCCTCTTCGATGATGATCGCATCGCCGCGCTCGTCGCCGGGCCCGGCCTGGGGCGCGACTCATGGGCCCGTACGCTGCTCGCCGAGGCGCTGCGTTCGCCGCATCCGCTGGTGCTCGACGGCGATGCGCTCACCCTGGTTGGCAGCGACGGTCTCGATGCGGTGCGCGAACGAGCAGCGCCGCTCTGGCTCACGCCGCACGGCGGCGAGTTCGACCGGCTGTTCGGCTCGGGGGAGCGGAGCAAGATCGAGCGGACTCTCGCCGCCGCGCACGCCAGCGGTGCGACCATCCTCCACAAGGGCGGCGACACGGTCGTCGCCACGCCGCAGGGGCAGGTGCGGGTGCTCGCCGGAGCCTCTTCCTGGTTGTCCACTGCCGGGACCGGTGACGTCCTCGCCGGGCTCCTTGCCGCGCGGCTGCCGCACGGCCATGACGCCGCGGCCGAGGCGGCGGTCTGGCTCCACGCCCGCGCCGCCCAGCGCGCCGGCCCCGCCTTTCACGCCGACACGCTCATCCACCATATCCCGGAAGCAATCGCCGAATGCCTGTGA
- the fmt gene encoding methionyl-tRNA formyltransferase, which produces MKIVFMGTPGFAVPVLDALVEAGHEIVAAYSQPPRRAGRGKALTPSPVQARAEALGIATRTPVSLKDAEAQAAFAALGADAAVVAAYGLILPRAVLDAPRLGCLNVHASLLPRWRGAAPIQRAILAGDAETGVGIMQMEAGLDTGPVRLEARTPIDAKTAGELTEELSAMGARLMLEVLAEPGAHPPVPQPEHGVTHAPKIDKAEARLDFTQRADAVERQVRAFNPAPGAYFEVAGERVRVHAAEVVEGNGAPGTVLDDALTIACGCGAIRPVTVQRAGRGVMKADELLRGFAIPPGSVLA; this is translated from the coding sequence ATGAAAATCGTCTTCATGGGAACGCCCGGCTTTGCCGTGCCGGTGCTCGACGCGCTGGTCGAGGCCGGGCACGAGATCGTCGCGGCATACAGCCAGCCGCCGCGGCGCGCGGGACGCGGCAAGGCGCTGACTCCCTCGCCGGTGCAGGCGCGCGCCGAGGCGCTGGGCATAGCGACGCGCACGCCGGTGTCGCTGAAGGATGCCGAGGCGCAGGCGGCGTTCGCCGCGCTCGGCGCCGATGCGGCGGTGGTGGCGGCCTATGGCCTGATCCTGCCGCGCGCGGTGCTCGACGCGCCGCGGCTGGGGTGCCTCAACGTCCACGCCTCGCTGCTGCCGCGCTGGCGCGGGGCGGCGCCGATCCAGCGCGCGATCCTGGCAGGCGACGCCGAGACCGGAGTCGGCATCATGCAGATGGAGGCGGGACTCGACACGGGGCCGGTGCGGCTGGAGGCGCGCACGCCGATCGACGCCAAGACGGCGGGCGAACTGACCGAGGAACTGAGCGCGATGGGCGCGCGGCTGATGCTGGAAGTGCTCGCCGAACCCGGCGCGCATCCTCCGGTGCCGCAGCCCGAGCACGGAGTCACCCATGCGCCCAAGATCGACAAGGCCGAGGCGCGGCTCGACTTCACGCAGCGCGCCGACGCAGTCGAGCGGCAAGTGCGTGCGTTCAATCCGGCGCCCGGCGCGTATTTCGAAGTCGCAGGCGAGCGCGTGCGCGTACATGCGGCGGAAGTGGTCGAGGGCAACGGCGCGCCGGGCACGGTGCTCGACGATGCGCTGACGATCGCCTGCGGCTGTGGCGCGATCCGCCCGGTGACGGTGCAGCGCGCCGGACGCGGCGTGATGAAGGCCGACGAGCTGCTGCGCGGATTCGCGATCCCGCCGGGCAGCGTGCTGGCGTGA
- a CDS encoding four-helix bundle copper-binding protein: MSIAEMIKAHPDVAGNLNEPLATAVRHAMFCAAICNSCADACVAEEMDMRRCIRLCLDCSDVCTATYRIATRRTASNEELIQATLRLCIQACETCAAECEKHDNDHCRRCAQMCRECARDCRAALETF; the protein is encoded by the coding sequence ATGTCGATCGCCGAAATGATCAAGGCCCATCCCGATGTGGCGGGCAATCTGAACGAGCCGCTAGCGACGGCGGTACGCCACGCGATGTTCTGCGCCGCCATCTGCAACAGCTGCGCCGATGCGTGCGTGGCCGAGGAAATGGACATGCGGCGGTGCATCCGCCTCTGCCTCGACTGTTCGGACGTCTGCACCGCGACCTACCGGATCGCGACCCGGCGGACAGCGAGCAACGAGGAACTCATCCAGGCGACGCTGCGCCTCTGCATCCAGGCGTGCGAGACCTGCGCGGCGGAGTGCGAGAAGCACGACAACGACCATTGCCGCCGCTGCGCGCAGATGTGCCGCGAATGCGCCCGCGACTGCAGGGCCGCGCTGGAGACGTTCTGA
- a CDS encoding enoyl-CoA hydratase/isomerase family protein produces MIETTREGPLALVTLHRPDARNALSIAGWESLAAAVREIAASDARVVLLRSAVPLVFTAGADLGEFELLRQRPIVRTRFRIAMRDAIDGLAALPIPVIAAIDGGCYGAGVALALACDLRVAGAGAQFAVTPAKLGLGYPREDVARLVAQVGKGQAARLLYSAEILEAPEAAAIGLAEIATEEAEPLARVFADRIAANAPVAIRLLKRTLADPADEALDDAFEARFGSDEFAEGLDSFRNRRRPRFA; encoded by the coding sequence ATGATCGAAACCACGCGCGAAGGGCCGCTCGCCCTTGTCACGCTCCACCGGCCCGATGCGCGCAATGCGCTGTCGATCGCCGGCTGGGAATCGCTTGCCGCTGCCGTGCGCGAGATCGCGGCGAGCGACGCTCGCGTCGTCCTGCTGCGTTCGGCGGTTCCGCTGGTCTTCACTGCCGGCGCCGATCTCGGCGAGTTCGAGCTGCTCCGCCAGCGCCCGATCGTCCGTACGCGTTTCCGCATCGCCATGCGTGATGCGATCGATGGCCTCGCCGCGCTCCCCATTCCGGTGATCGCCGCGATCGACGGCGGCTGCTACGGCGCGGGCGTGGCGCTGGCGCTCGCCTGTGACCTGCGCGTCGCCGGCGCGGGCGCGCAATTCGCGGTGACGCCCGCCAAGCTCGGCCTCGGCTACCCGCGCGAAGATGTCGCCCGGCTCGTGGCGCAGGTGGGGAAGGGGCAGGCGGCGCGACTGCTCTATTCGGCCGAGATCCTCGAAGCGCCCGAAGCCGCGGCGATCGGCCTCGCCGAAATCGCCACCGAGGAGGCCGAGCCGCTCGCCCGCGTCTTCGCCGATCGCATCGCCGCCAATGCGCCGGTGGCGATCCGCCTGCTCAAGCGCACGCTCGCCGATCCCGCCGATGAAGCCCTCGACGATGCGTTCGAGGCGCGCTTCGGCAGCGACGAATTCGCCGAGGGGCTCGATTCCTTCCGCAACCGCCGCCGGCCGCGCTTCGCATGA
- a CDS encoding N-formylglutamate amidohydrolase produces the protein MTAAEVLDGAARDLLLLCDHASAETVPDIPIAPDLLARHIGVDIGAGAVTRLLAHRLGAPAVLATISRLVIDLHREPDHAKLVPEESDGHTIPANVGADRFARIARFHAPYHRAIAARIRAVRPKLILAIHSFTPQLEAGGTQRPWEIGVLYNRDARAARPALDWLAGKGFAVGDNEPYSGRQFNATLNRHAEAQGIPSIAIEIRNDLIADDTGAERWSAVLAELATHLLRNSLA, from the coding sequence ATGACCGCGGCCGAAGTGCTCGACGGCGCCGCGCGCGACCTGCTGCTGCTCTGCGACCATGCCTCGGCGGAAACAGTCCCCGATATCCCGATCGCGCCCGATCTGCTCGCCCGACACATCGGCGTCGATATCGGCGCTGGCGCCGTCACGCGCCTGCTCGCGCACCGGCTCGGCGCGCCGGCGGTTCTCGCCACCATTTCGCGCCTCGTGATCGACCTCCACCGCGAGCCCGATCACGCGAAGCTGGTGCCCGAGGAAAGCGACGGCCATACGATTCCCGCTAATGTCGGCGCCGATCGCTTCGCCCGCATCGCGCGCTTCCACGCGCCCTATCATCGTGCGATCGCCGCGCGGATTCGCGCCGTCCGCCCGAAGCTGATCCTCGCGATCCACAGTTTCACGCCGCAGCTCGAAGCAGGCGGCACGCAGCGGCCGTGGGAAATCGGCGTGCTCTACAATCGCGATGCGCGTGCCGCGCGCCCGGCGCTCGACTGGCTGGCCGGGAAAGGGTTCGCGGTCGGCGACAACGAACCCTATTCGGGGCGTCAGTTCAACGCGACGCTCAACCGTCATGCCGAGGCGCAGGGCATCCCTTCGATCGCGATCGAGATCCGCAACGATCTGATCGCCGACGATACCGGCGCCGAGCGCTGGAGCGCGGTGCTCGCCGAGCTTGCGACACATCTTCTGCGTAATAGTCTTGCGTAG
- the recR gene encoding recombination mediator RecR, with product MASPEIDALTQALSRLPGLGPRSARRAVLHLLKKRETALEPLLAALGAVSEKLATCSICGNVDTTDPCGICADPRREGRALCVVEEVADLWALDRSRLFPGKFHVLGGRLSALDGVRPEDLAIDGLVRRIAAGGIDEVVLAMNATLEGQTTAHYIAERIESYPVRVTQLAHGLPVGGELDYLDEGTLAQALRARRPVV from the coding sequence ATGGCCTCTCCTGAAATCGACGCGCTCACCCAGGCGCTTTCCCGACTGCCCGGCCTCGGCCCCCGCTCGGCGCGCCGCGCGGTGCTGCACTTGCTCAAGAAGCGCGAGACGGCGCTCGAGCCGCTGCTCGCCGCGCTGGGGGCGGTTTCGGAAAAGCTCGCCACCTGTTCGATCTGCGGCAATGTCGACACCACCGATCCCTGCGGCATCTGCGCCGATCCGCGGCGCGAGGGGCGGGCGCTCTGCGTGGTCGAGGAAGTCGCCGATCTCTGGGCGCTCGATCGCTCGCGGCTGTTCCCCGGCAAGTTCCATGTGCTCGGCGGCCGGCTCTCGGCGCTCGACGGCGTACGGCCGGAGGATCTCGCGATCGACGGCCTCGTCCGCCGCATCGCCGCCGGCGGCATCGACGAAGTCGTCCTCGCGATGAACGCGACGCTGGAGGGCCAGACCACCGCGCATTACATCGCCGAGCGGATCGAGAGCTATCCGGTGCGCGTCACGCAACTCGCCCATGGCCTGCCGGTGGGGGGCGAGCTCGACTATCTCGACGAAGGCACGCTCGCCCAGGCGCTCCGCGCGCGCCGCCCGGTCGTCTGA
- the ilvD gene encoding dihydroxy-acid dehydratase, whose product MTNRFDKSRLPSRHVSVGPERAPHRSYYYAMGIDEADIAKPFVALASAGNDSAPCNTTLDAQANAAREGVIQNGGMPRRFNTITVTDGIAMGHQGMKSSLVSREVIADSVELSVRGHCYDALVGFAGCDKSLPGMMMAMLRLNIPSIFVYGGSILPGRYHGKDVTVVDVFEVVGRYAAGTCPLSEVHELEKVACPGHGACGGQFTANTMACVGEAIGLSLPNSNMVPAPYTTREQIAVAAGAQVMELVERNMRPRDICTRSAFVNAARVVAATGGSTNAALHLPAMANEAGIEFDLFDVAEAFKSTPYIADLKPGGNYVAKDMHEAGGVYMLMKTMLAGGFLDGECMTVTGKTLGENIDQVTWNPDQKVIHDVRTPLSPTGGVVGLRGTLAPDGAIVKVAGMHRLQFEGPARVFDCEEDAFAAVEQRRIVEGEVVVIRYEGPRGGPGMREMLSTTAALYGLGMGEKVALITDGRFSGATRGFCIGHVGPEAAEGGPIALIEDGDIIRIDAEAGTIDLDLPDDVLAQRRAAWRPRVNDYQAGALWRYSQTVGPAYRGAVTHPGASAETHVYADI is encoded by the coding sequence ATGACCAATCGCTTCGACAAATCCCGCCTTCCGAGCCGCCACGTCTCCGTCGGACCCGAGCGCGCCCCGCACCGCAGCTATTACTACGCCATGGGCATCGACGAGGCGGACATCGCCAAGCCCTTCGTCGCGCTGGCGAGCGCCGGCAACGACAGCGCGCCCTGCAACACCACGCTCGATGCCCAGGCGAACGCGGCCCGCGAAGGCGTGATCCAGAACGGCGGCATGCCTCGGCGGTTCAACACGATCACCGTCACCGACGGGATCGCGATGGGGCATCAGGGGATGAAATCCTCGCTCGTCAGCCGCGAAGTGATCGCCGATTCGGTCGAGCTTTCGGTGCGCGGCCATTGCTACGACGCGCTGGTCGGTTTCGCGGGGTGCGACAAGTCGCTGCCCGGCATGATGATGGCGATGCTGCGGCTCAATATCCCGTCTATCTTCGTCTATGGCGGGTCGATCCTCCCGGGCCGCTATCACGGCAAGGACGTCACCGTCGTCGACGTGTTCGAAGTTGTCGGCCGCTATGCCGCCGGGACCTGTCCGCTGTCCGAAGTCCATGAGCTCGAAAAGGTCGCCTGTCCCGGCCATGGCGCGTGCGGCGGCCAGTTCACGGCGAACACCATGGCGTGCGTCGGAGAGGCGATCGGATTGTCCCTGCCAAACAGCAACATGGTCCCCGCTCCTTATACTACGCGTGAACAGATCGCAGTCGCCGCGGGCGCGCAGGTGATGGAGCTCGTCGAGCGCAATATGCGCCCGCGCGACATCTGCACCCGCTCGGCCTTCGTCAACGCCGCGCGCGTCGTCGCCGCCACCGGCGGCTCGACCAACGCCGCGCTCCACCTGCCGGCGATGGCCAATGAGGCGGGAATCGAATTCGACTTGTTCGATGTTGCAGAGGCTTTCAAATCAACCCCTTACATCGCCGACCTCAAGCCCGGTGGCAACTATGTCGCCAAGGACATGCATGAAGCCGGCGGCGTCTACATGCTGATGAAGACGATGCTTGCGGGCGGCTTCCTTGACGGCGAGTGCATGACCGTCACGGGAAAGACGCTGGGCGAGAACATCGATCAGGTGACGTGGAATCCCGATCAGAAGGTGATCCACGATGTCCGCACCCCGCTGTCGCCCACCGGCGGCGTCGTGGGCCTGCGCGGCACGCTGGCGCCCGACGGGGCCATCGTGAAGGTGGCGGGGATGCACCGGCTCCAGTTCGAGGGGCCTGCGCGCGTCTTCGATTGCGAGGAGGATGCGTTCGCGGCGGTCGAGCAGCGGCGGATCGTCGAGGGCGAAGTCGTGGTCATTCGCTACGAGGGGCCTCGGGGCGGTCCCGGCATGCGCGAGATGCTGTCGACCACCGCCGCGCTCTATGGCCTCGGCATGGGTGAGAAGGTTGCGCTCATCACCGACGGTCGCTTCTCCGGCGCCACGCGCGGATTCTGCATCGGCCATGTCGGGCCCGAGGCAGCCGAAGGCGGCCCGATCGCATTGATCGAGGATGGCGACATCATCCGCATCGATGCCGAAGCCGGGACGATCGACCTCGACCTGCCCGACGACGTGCTCGCGCAGCGCCGCGCCGCCTGGCGCCCGCGCGTCAACGACTATCAGGCAGGCGCCCTGTGGCGCTATTCGCAAACGGTCGGCCCGGCCTATAGGGGGGCGGTCACGCACCCGGGAGCCAGCGCCGAAACCCATGTCTACGCGGATATCTGA